The Manduca sexta isolate Smith_Timp_Sample1 chromosome 17, JHU_Msex_v1.0, whole genome shotgun sequence genome includes a window with the following:
- the LOC115443468 gene encoding 39S ribosomal protein L16, mitochondrial, producing the protein MLTRTFRVTLGLLRPESPHLNCIAGIKYFPPPKNYDDIEIPERQRLRVYDKVPVYPPNLKPPKMQKRLRYMRGPEPVHTTLQLKQYGVVALSGGRMAIPHFEMARLVVARKLDMKRMFAIWRVDPPWQPITKKGQGQRMGGGKGAIDHYVTPIKAGRIILEVGGKCEYAEVYQMLKIVAERLPFKAEAVSYEIMQEKAAKEKWEEENNQNPYTMKYLIQNNMGGCHKELSPYDHRWYGKYI; encoded by the exons ATGTTGACCAGAACATTTCGTGTTACGCTTG gCCTCTTGCGACCTGAAAGCCCGCATTTAAATTGTATAGCTGGCATAAAATATTTCCCTCCGCCAAAGAACTATGACG ACATTGAAATACCTGAACGACAAAGGCTGCGTGTGTATGATAAAGTGCCAGTTTATCCTCCAAACTTGAAACCACCGAAGATGCAGAAAAGGCTAAGGTACATGAGAGGACCAGAGCCTGTGCACACAACATTACAACTTAAACAATATGGTGTTGTT gcATTGAGTGGTGGCAGAATGGCCATTCCGCATTTTGAAATGGCCCGTTTGGTTGTTGCAAGGAAATTAGACATGAAAAGAATGTTCGCCATATGGAGGGTGGACCCGCCCTGGCAACCTATCACCAAGAAGGGACAAGGTCAACGTATGGGCGGAGGAAAAGGTGCAATTGATCATTATGTTACCCCGATCAAGGCTGGCAGGATTATTTTAGAAGTTGGAGGAAAATGTGAATATGCAGag gTGTATCAAATGTTAAAAATAGTAGCCGAGAGATTACCGTTTAAAGCGGAAGCAGTTTCATACGAAATTATGCAAGAGAAGGCAGCCAAAGAAAAATGGGAGGAAGAGAATAATCAAAATCCTTATACAATGAAATATCTCATCCAGAATAATATGGGAGGGTGTCACAAAGAATTATCGCCTTACGACCATCGCTGGTatggtaaatatatataa
- the LOC115443470 gene encoding transmembrane protein 17 isoform X3, translating to MKNCLNLSIFLGHINMEYRTMLHLQKCLYFNTYLFVVWVAVVSFFLYVKFNILGHLSKYLSITVFILLIFIESARIYLGQYGNLSCRVPELAGFLMLTLLMQMPLQLQRLSTAIWL from the exons ATGAAAAATTGTTTGAATCTTAG CATATTCTTGGGGCATATCAATATGGAATATCGAACTATGTTGCATCTACAAAAATgcctttattttaatacatacctCTTCGTGGTGTGGGTCGCAGTAGTTTCGTTTTTCTTGTACGTCAAG ttCAACATCCTTGGACATCTTTCAAAATATCTATCAATAACTGTCTTCATTTTGCTAATCTTTATTGAATCTGCAAGAATATATCTTGGACAATATGGAAATTTGTCATGCAGG GTTCCAGAGTTGGCAGGTTTCCTGATGTTGACTTTGCTCATGCAGATGCCATTG CAGTTGCAGAGGTTGTCTACAGCTATTTGGCTTTAA
- the LOC115443470 gene encoding transmembrane protein 17 isoform X4 has protein sequence MKNCLNLSIFLGHINMEYRTMLHLQKCLYFNTYLFVVWVAVVSFFLYVKFNILGHLSKYLSITVFILLIFIESARIYLGQYGNLSCRVPELAGFLMLTLLMQMPLRTSQRP, from the exons ATGAAAAATTGTTTGAATCTTAG CATATTCTTGGGGCATATCAATATGGAATATCGAACTATGTTGCATCTACAAAAATgcctttattttaatacatacctCTTCGTGGTGTGGGTCGCAGTAGTTTCGTTTTTCTTGTACGTCAAG ttCAACATCCTTGGACATCTTTCAAAATATCTATCAATAACTGTCTTCATTTTGCTAATCTTTATTGAATCTGCAAGAATATATCTTGGACAATATGGAAATTTGTCATGCAGG GTTCCAGAGTTGGCAGGTTTCCTGATGTTGACTTTGCTCATGCAGATGCCATTG
- the LOC115443469 gene encoding glycolipid transfer protein, whose translation MASSSTGGEIVFGNIKPFPPVVNGKINIVSFLEAADDLVSLIERLGTVFAPVKFDMQGNIDKIKRFYQFDENSCLLELMLEEKNNGKETVAEGVLWLNRALLFFELVFLETLKHLKAECYDVNMKNVFTLAYEGSVKKYHNWVTQQLFTVICKMRPTLPQVMKCFEVEDVKIFQIKLASFNITLHLVRCKIDDFFRDNNLFGEKHDCPNHQMI comes from the exons ATGGCAAGCAGCTCGACTGGGGGTGAAATTGTTTTTGGTAATATAAAACCTTTTCCACCGGTTGTAAATGGAAAGATAAATATAGTGAGCTTCCTCGAAGCGGCGGATGATTTAGTGTCTCTAATTG AGCGCCTTGGCACAGTATTTGCACCAGTTAAGTTTGACATGCAAGGAAATATTGAT aaaataaaaagattttatcaaTTTGATGAAAACTCCTGTCTGCTAGAATTGATgcttgaagaaaaaaataatggcaAGGAAACAGTAGCAGAAGGTGTTTTATGGCtaaatag GGCATTGTTGTTTTTTGAGTTGGTGTTTCTGGagacattaaaacatttaaaagcaGAGTGCTATGATGTgaatatgaaaaatgttttcacaTTAGCATATGAAGGTTCTGTTAAGAAATACCACAACTGGGTTACACAGCAGCTGTTTACA GTCATCTGCAAAATGAGACCCACCTTGCCTCAAGTCATGAAGTGTTTTGAGGTAGAAgatgtgaaaatatttcaaataaaattggcAAGTTTCAATATAACATTGCATTTAGTTCGATGTAAGATTGATGATTTCTTtagagataataatttatttggtgaAAAACATGATTGTCCAAATCATCAGATGATTTAA
- the LOC115443470 gene encoding transmembrane protein 17 isoform X1: MKNCLNLSIFLGHINMEYRTMLHLQKCLYFNTYLFVVWVAVVSFFLYVKFNILGHLSKYLSITVFILLIFIESARIYLGQYGNLSCRVPELAGFLMLTLLMQMPLVSFFLFNPYLLNTPAEITLHTMLWLLAVAEVVYSYLALKRASSLAKEIYFSHPRDRCK; the protein is encoded by the exons ATGAAAAATTGTTTGAATCTTAG CATATTCTTGGGGCATATCAATATGGAATATCGAACTATGTTGCATCTACAAAAATgcctttattttaatacatacctCTTCGTGGTGTGGGTCGCAGTAGTTTCGTTTTTCTTGTACGTCAAG ttCAACATCCTTGGACATCTTTCAAAATATCTATCAATAACTGTCTTCATTTTGCTAATCTTTATTGAATCTGCAAGAATATATCTTGGACAATATGGAAATTTGTCATGCAGG GTTCCAGAGTTGGCAGGTTTCCTGATGTTGACTTTGCTCATGCAGATGCCATTGGTTAGTTTTTTCCTGTTTAATCCATATTTGTTGAACACACCAGCTGAAATCACTCTACATACCATGCTGTGGTTGTTAGCAGTTGCAGAGGTTGTCTACAGCTATTTGGCTTTAAAACGGGCATCTTCTTTAgctaaagaaatttatttttcacaccCAAGAGACaggtgtaaataa
- the LOC115443465 gene encoding putative zinc metalloproteinase YIL108W, with protein sequence MVMDNRINEDAENEHNSSIFITNFQNGDNVNYSVVLVKGIITRGNSNNQDKLICTVTSNGVQNTTEWNVHNGEFKVIIELNRGENVIILEYTEKQRKTIILDYTPRKTNLRVTPVYIICQGHDGCFQSPSDIDNSIESACTRIALGAKLIQSITAEKLFECGIGRKTFQLEHEVNPKKPECIVFKSGLNVNKARKMKQAELWSYFGRELMLSDLGSNERKYLAFISCTRFKGTDIDKPMTHEEVVSLTEAYAALGGGGLALFGTACLYTWPTRVDEIVPKFLDSNPVNWKRFMDDSGYRGTLGGCFATTLGSVFHELGHTFDLGHTKDGIMGRGFDNIDRVFTVGEKRSALTKDNMNNFSGKPVQHSTVSLQRNISVTMNVAEPLRVLGPRSKTTLGNFASMSKSDIIRRSPNVTPITRPSSVYSSITNKLSDSKKNINRTNGNDSIYWTRNCAVLLSYHRWFNNEYGRERQAITRYLKFDKNKMMIISTAGIRIVEVRDESNGMVLDSYEFTNLLPEKRFLVPFTFSPKSNVLTIVVEDDLGNVLKQTFTY encoded by the exons ATG GTAATGGACAACCGAATTAACGAAGATGCTGAAAATGAGCACAACTCGTCCATTTTCATAACAAACTTCCAAAATGGAGACAATGTCAACTATTCGGTTGTTCTTGTCAAAGGTATAATTACGAGAGGCAATTCAAATAACCAAGACAAGCTAATTTGTACAGTAACGAGCAACGGTGTTCAAAACACTACCGAATGGAACGTGCATAATGGTGAATTCAAagttataattgaattaaatagaggtgaaaatgttataatattggaATACAcagaaaaacaaagaaaaacaattattcTAGACTACACTCCAAGAAAAACTAATCTCAGAGTCACTCCAGTATACATTATATGTCAAGGACATGATGGCTGTTTTCAAAGCCCATCTGATATTGACAACAGCATAGAGAGTGCTTGTACTAGAATAGCACTCGGTGCTAAGCTCATTCAGAGTATAACAGCTGAAAAATTGTTTGAATGTGGCATTGGGCGGAAAACATTCCAACTTGAACATGAAGTCAATCCAAAAAAACCAGAATGTATAGTGTTCAAAAGCGGACTTAATGTTAATAAGGCGAGAAAAATGAAACAAGCTGAGCTATGGTCATATTTTGGCAGAGAACTAATGCTTTCAGATCTCGGAagtaatgaaagaaaatatttggcCTTTATTTCATGTACAAGGTTCAAAGGTACTGATATTGATAAACCAATGACACACGAAGAAGTTGTTTCGTTGACAGAAGCTTATGCTGCGTTGGGTGGTGGTGGCCTCGCACTTTTTGGGACAGCATGCTTATACACATGGCCCACAAGAGTCGACGAAATTGTCCCAAAATTTTTAGATTCTAATCCAGTTAACTGGAAACGATTTATGGATGACAGTGGATACCGTGGAACCTTAGGAGGATGTTTTGCAACAACACTTGGGTCTGTATTTCACGAATTGGGCCACACGTTTGACCTCGGACACACAAAAGACGGAATCATGGGCAGAGGTTTCGATAACATAGACAGAGTTTTTACAGTTGGAGAAAAAAGGTCAGCCTTAACAAAGGACAACATGAATAATTTCAGTGGAAAACCGGTGCAACATTCCACTGTTTCCCTTCAAAGAAATATAAGTGTTACGATGAACGTGGCGGAACCGCTGCGGGTCTTGGGACCAAGAAGTAAAACCACACTGGGAAACTTTGCATCAATGTCCAAATCTGATATTATAAGAAGAAGTCCAAACGTTACTCCAATAACAAGACCGTCTAGTGTGTATTCAAgtataacaaacaaactctctgattcaaagaaaaatatcaaTCGAACTAATGGAAACGATTCTATTTATTGGACGCGAAATTGCGCAGTATTACTGTCTTACCATCGGTGGTTCAACAATGAATATGGTAGAGAACGACAAGCCATAACACGATATTTGAagtttgacaaaaataaaatgatgattaTATCAACAGCAGGCATAAGAATAGTAGAAGTAAGAGATGAATCAAATGGAATGGTTTTAGACTCTTACGAGTTTACGAATTTGTTGCCAGAAAAGCGATTTTTAGTTCCATTTACATTTTCGCCTAAAAGCAATGTTTTAACAATAGTGGTAGAAGATGATTTGGGAAATGTGCTGAAACAGACGTTCACTTATTAA
- the LOC115443470 gene encoding transmembrane protein 17 isoform X2, whose translation MEYRTMLHLQKCLYFNTYLFVVWVAVVSFFLYVKFNILGHLSKYLSITVFILLIFIESARIYLGQYGNLSCRVPELAGFLMLTLLMQMPLVSFFLFNPYLLNTPAEITLHTMLWLLAVAEVVYSYLALKRASSLAKEIYFSHPRDRCK comes from the exons ATGGAATATCGAACTATGTTGCATCTACAAAAATgcctttattttaatacatacctCTTCGTGGTGTGGGTCGCAGTAGTTTCGTTTTTCTTGTACGTCAAG ttCAACATCCTTGGACATCTTTCAAAATATCTATCAATAACTGTCTTCATTTTGCTAATCTTTATTGAATCTGCAAGAATATATCTTGGACAATATGGAAATTTGTCATGCAGG GTTCCAGAGTTGGCAGGTTTCCTGATGTTGACTTTGCTCATGCAGATGCCATTGGTTAGTTTTTTCCTGTTTAATCCATATTTGTTGAACACACCAGCTGAAATCACTCTACATACCATGCTGTGGTTGTTAGCAGTTGCAGAGGTTGTCTACAGCTATTTGGCTTTAAAACGGGCATCTTCTTTAgctaaagaaatttatttttcacaccCAAGAGACaggtgtaaataa